A region of Actinomycetota bacterium DNA encodes the following proteins:
- a CDS encoding metal ABC transporter permease encodes MDPLSFDFFRTGLAAATLAGALCGLIGAYVVLRGMSYIGHGLSHAVFGGAVASSVLGVNFYAGAGAWGFASALLINQISRRRRVGADAAIGVVTTASFAIGLAIISRSRSFTRNFEAALFGSVLGVSGADVAVLGSIALAAGAFIFLCYRPLLFTAFDPEVAEASGVPSRTMDALFAVVLAACVAATMRVLGVTLVAAALVIPASTARLLTNSFSRMLRLSTGLGAVSGAAGMFLSYSLDVASGATIVLVAALIFAVVFTVTARPRIRRR; translated from the coding sequence TTGGACCCCCTGTCGTTCGACTTCTTCCGAACGGGCCTTGCCGCGGCCACGCTCGCCGGAGCGCTGTGCGGGCTGATCGGCGCCTATGTCGTGCTCCGCGGTATGAGCTACATAGGCCACGGCCTGTCCCACGCCGTGTTCGGAGGCGCGGTCGCAAGCTCTGTGCTCGGGGTGAACTTCTACGCCGGCGCCGGCGCCTGGGGCTTTGCATCGGCCCTGCTGATCAACCAGATCTCCCGGAGGCGCCGGGTGGGGGCCGACGCCGCGATCGGAGTCGTGACGACGGCTTCGTTTGCGATCGGCCTGGCCATCATCAGCCGGTCGCGGTCGTTCACCCGCAACTTCGAAGCGGCGTTGTTCGGGTCGGTGCTGGGCGTGTCGGGGGCCGACGTGGCGGTGCTCGGGTCAATTGCACTGGCGGCAGGGGCTTTCATCTTCCTCTGCTACCGGCCACTGCTGTTCACGGCGTTCGACCCTGAGGTCGCCGAGGCGTCGGGTGTTCCTTCCCGCACGATGGATGCCCTTTTCGCGGTGGTGCTGGCGGCCTGCGTGGCCGCCACTATGCGTGTGCTGGGCGTGACGCTGGTGGCCGCGGCGCTGGTGATCCCGGCCTCCACGGCCCGCCTGCTCACCAACTCGTTCAGCCGGATGCTGCGGCTGTCCACCGGGCTGGGAGCGGTCTCCGGCGCGGCCGGAATGTTTCTGAGCTACTCCTTGGACGTAGCCTCGGGCGCCACCATCGTCCTGGTGGCGGCTCTGATCTTCGCGGTCGTTTTCACCGTCACCGCCCGTCCGCGGATCCGACGTCGGTGA
- a CDS encoding AAC(3) family N-acetyltransferase, which translates to MTSEDSAIQALQQREATGPVTVDSLVSDLTSLGVRPGMVLLVHTSLSALGWVCGGAQAVVLALEQALGHEGTLVMPAHSGGLSEPSYWRAPPVPESWFEVIRRTMPPFDAAMTPTRRMGVVAECFRTQPGTVRSSHPQSSFAARGPHASRVVDGHSLSYSMGEGSPLARVYELDGRVLLLGVSHANNTSLHLGEFRADPPGRRPVEQGAPVVADGVRRWIRFQDLDWDSDDFEELGRAFAQETGLEQQGAAGAGRALLMSQRAVVDFASRWISAHRATGR; encoded by the coding sequence GTGACTTCCGAGGACTCTGCGATCCAGGCCCTGCAGCAGCGGGAGGCGACCGGGCCCGTGACGGTCGACTCCCTCGTCTCAGACCTCACCTCGCTCGGGGTCCGCCCGGGAATGGTGCTGCTCGTGCACACGTCTCTCAGCGCGCTCGGATGGGTGTGCGGCGGGGCGCAGGCCGTGGTCCTTGCGCTTGAGCAGGCGCTGGGCCACGAGGGGACCCTGGTGATGCCCGCGCACTCAGGCGGTCTGAGCGAGCCTTCGTACTGGCGCGCTCCCCCCGTCCCGGAGAGCTGGTTTGAAGTCATTCGCAGGACCATGCCGCCGTTCGACGCGGCCATGACCCCCACCCGCAGGATGGGCGTCGTAGCCGAGTGCTTCCGGACACAACCCGGGACGGTCCGCAGCTCCCACCCGCAGTCCTCCTTCGCCGCGCGGGGGCCCCACGCGTCCCGGGTGGTCGACGGACATTCGCTGTCGTACTCCATGGGCGAGGGCTCGCCTCTGGCAAGGGTGTACGAATTGGACGGCCGGGTGCTCCTGCTGGGAGTGAGCCATGCCAACAACACGTCCCTGCACCTCGGCGAGTTCAGGGCCGATCCGCCCGGCCGCCGCCCTGTGGAGCAGGGAGCCCCTGTGGTGGCGGACGGGGTCAGGCGGTGGATCCGATTCCAGGACCTGGACTGGGACTCCGACGACTTCGAGGAGCTCGGACGGGCGTTTGCGCAAGAGACGGGCTTGGAGCAGCAGGGCGCCGCCGGAGCAGGCCGCGCCCTGCTGATGTCCCAGCGGGCGGTGGTCGACTTCGCCTCCCGCTGGATCAGCGCCCACCGAGCCACAGGACGCTGA
- a CDS encoding metal ABC transporter substrate-binding protein, translated as MGHRRASAVRRHLAALGAVALAAAPGCAQDPPVAGRGQSGPLVVTSVSPITNVAANIAGAGARVVGLVPEGENAHEFEPPPRTARTLSDARLVFVNGLNLEISLEGLAAKTAGRDRIVRLGDRTIPRSERIFDFSFPESKGDPNPHAWTNPPYVKRYARTIATELSKADPGRRDDYERNLAAFEQRTGELDAAVRAASATLSPERRTLLTYHDSFPYFARDYGWTVVGAVQPSDFSEPSPRELAALVDQVRERRVGAIFGSEVFPSPVLERIARESGARYVDALRDDDLPGRPGDPGHSWFGLMQFNLVTIVEALGGDASALKSLDVSDVVDNRAEYPQ; from the coding sequence TTGGGACATCGCCGCGCATCGGCCGTCCGCCGTCACCTCGCCGCCCTGGGCGCGGTTGCGCTGGCCGCCGCCCCAGGCTGCGCTCAGGACCCGCCCGTCGCGGGGCGCGGGCAGTCAGGGCCCCTGGTGGTCACCTCCGTGTCGCCGATCACGAACGTCGCCGCCAACATCGCCGGCGCGGGGGCCCGCGTGGTCGGACTGGTCCCGGAGGGGGAGAACGCCCACGAGTTCGAGCCACCACCGCGGACGGCGCGGACGCTGTCGGATGCGCGGCTGGTGTTTGTCAACGGGCTCAACCTCGAGATCTCCCTCGAGGGCCTCGCGGCCAAGACCGCCGGCCGGGACAGGATCGTGCGCCTGGGTGACCGGACCATCCCGCGTTCCGAGCGGATCTTCGACTTCTCCTTCCCGGAGTCCAAAGGGGACCCGAACCCGCACGCCTGGACCAACCCCCCGTACGTCAAGCGCTACGCGCGCACCATCGCCACCGAGCTGTCGAAAGCCGACCCCGGCCGGCGGGACGACTACGAGCGCAACCTGGCCGCCTTTGAGCAACGGACCGGCGAGCTGGACGCGGCGGTCCGCGCCGCCTCGGCGACTCTGTCCCCCGAGCGGCGGACGCTTTTGACCTACCACGACTCGTTTCCCTACTTCGCCAGGGACTACGGCTGGACCGTGGTCGGCGCAGTCCAGCCCTCGGACTTCTCGGAGCCCTCGCCGCGCGAGCTGGCCGCGCTGGTCGATCAGGTCCGGGAAAGGCGCGTGGGGGCCATCTTCGGGTCCGAGGTTTTCCCGAGCCCGGTCCTGGAGCGCATCGCGCGGGAGTCGGGGGCCCGGTACGTCGACGCGCTGCGCGACGACGACCTGCCCGGGCGCCCCGGGGATCCTGGCCACTCCTGGTTCGGGCTGATGCAGTTCAACCTCGTGACCATCGTGGAAGCCCTCGGCGGCGACGCCTCGGCCTTGAAGTCCCTGGACGTGTCCGACGTCGTGGACAACCGGGCGGAGTATCCGCAGTGA
- a CDS encoding phosphotransferase family protein, whose translation MDDLVPRQGLSRFLDERFGASDLPLDVSRLGEGHSNLTFLVTRGERQWVLRRPPRGEILPSTHDMSREFRVMSAIEGAGLPVPVPRPIAMCEDTSYIDSTFYLMEPVEGVVVRDEIPDVFDSPESRRALGETLADTLAAIHEVDWRGAGLEGFARKPGEFLVRNLVRMQQLYDLVRGRDIPEIDQLGDWLRAHAPQQRESTLTHGDYKLDNVMFAPAPPPRIVAVVDWEISTVGDPLVDLGWMLYFSLEAGDPAGGFVRTIATQAPGYPTRAELAQRYAKTSGREIDNLRFYAALAGWKIAIIMESSYRRWLDGMADDPMFETLDEYVPSLARRSLDVISGAVGVE comes from the coding sequence ATGGACGACCTCGTCCCCCGGCAGGGACTGTCCCGCTTTCTGGACGAGCGATTCGGCGCCTCGGACCTCCCCCTGGACGTCTCCCGCCTCGGGGAGGGTCACTCGAACCTGACCTTCCTGGTCACGAGGGGCGAGAGGCAATGGGTGCTGCGGCGTCCTCCGCGCGGCGAGATCCTGCCCTCGACGCACGACATGTCCCGGGAGTTCAGGGTGATGTCCGCTATCGAGGGCGCCGGGCTGCCGGTGCCCGTCCCGCGTCCCATCGCGATGTGCGAGGACACGTCCTACATCGATTCGACCTTCTACCTGATGGAGCCGGTCGAGGGCGTGGTCGTCCGAGACGAGATCCCGGACGTGTTCGATTCCCCGGAGAGCCGGCGTGCGTTGGGGGAAACTCTCGCGGACACTCTCGCCGCCATCCACGAGGTGGACTGGCGGGGAGCCGGGCTGGAGGGCTTCGCGCGCAAGCCCGGGGAGTTCCTCGTCCGCAACCTCGTGCGGATGCAGCAGCTGTACGACCTCGTCCGGGGCCGTGACATCCCGGAGATAGACCAGCTGGGGGACTGGCTGCGGGCACACGCTCCGCAACAGCGGGAGTCGACGCTGACCCACGGCGACTACAAGCTCGACAACGTGATGTTCGCGCCGGCGCCGCCGCCGCGGATCGTGGCCGTCGTCGACTGGGAGATCTCCACGGTCGGCGACCCGCTGGTGGACCTCGGCTGGATGCTCTACTTCTCGCTGGAAGCGGGCGACCCGGCCGGCGGCTTCGTGAGAACGATCGCCACTCAGGCTCCCGGCTACCCGACAAGGGCCGAGCTGGCCCAGCGGTATGCGAAGACGTCCGGTCGCGAGATCGACAACCTCCGCTTTTACGCGGCTCTGGCCGGGTGGAAGATTGCGATCATCATGGAAAGCTCCTACCGCCGGTGGCTGGACGGGATGGCCGACGACCCGATGTTCGAGACGCTGGACGAATACGTGCCGAGCCTCGCGCGACGCTCTCTGGACGTCATCTCGGGGGCGGTGGGGGTCGAGTAG
- a CDS encoding DUF933 domain-containing protein, with protein sequence MKDVAVVGLTYSGKSTIWGAVSRAHSSAPPGAAKANVAVVAVPDERLDRLTAMLQSRKVTAGQVRLVDVPGLNAQSLGDARAADALAVVVRAFGSDADPAGDLEKFRSELALADLSTLEKSTERVRKKLKTQAAEAKVELETYKRAEAVLSEDRWLSDESWDADAERALRLLTPLTLKPVLVVANVDETHDGTPDGLPQPAIAVRGLLEAEAGDLSSEDAAELMAEFGVTESATTRFVHSLFELLDLITFFTGNEVEARAWEIPRGTKAPQAAGSVHSDFEKGFIRWEAVGFEDFMEFGSWDAARQKGRLRVEGRDYVVQDGDVVRILHS encoded by the coding sequence TTGAAGGATGTCGCGGTGGTGGGACTTACGTACTCGGGTAAGTCCACGATTTGGGGTGCAGTGTCGCGCGCCCACTCGTCGGCTCCCCCCGGCGCGGCCAAGGCCAATGTCGCGGTGGTGGCGGTCCCGGATGAGCGGCTGGACCGGCTCACGGCGATGCTGCAGTCGCGCAAGGTCACAGCTGGCCAGGTCCGGCTGGTGGACGTCCCCGGCCTCAACGCCCAGTCCCTGGGGGACGCCAGGGCGGCGGACGCGCTGGCGGTGGTGGTCCGGGCTTTCGGCTCTGACGCCGACCCCGCGGGGGATCTGGAGAAGTTCCGCTCGGAGCTGGCGCTGGCCGATTTGTCCACTCTGGAAAAGTCCACAGAGCGCGTGCGTAAGAAGCTGAAAACGCAGGCGGCGGAGGCCAAGGTGGAGCTGGAGACCTACAAACGGGCGGAGGCCGTTCTGTCGGAGGACAGGTGGCTGTCCGACGAGTCGTGGGACGCCGACGCCGAGCGCGCGCTGCGCCTGCTCACGCCCCTGACGCTGAAGCCCGTCCTGGTCGTGGCGAACGTGGACGAGACCCACGACGGCACCCCCGACGGGCTTCCGCAGCCGGCCATAGCCGTCCGGGGGCTGCTGGAGGCCGAGGCAGGGGACCTGTCGTCGGAGGACGCCGCCGAGCTCATGGCCGAGTTCGGGGTGACCGAGTCCGCCACGACGCGGTTCGTCCACTCCCTGTTCGAGCTGCTGGACCTGATCACGTTTTTCACAGGCAACGAGGTGGAGGCCCGGGCATGGGAGATCCCGCGGGGGACAAAGGCCCCCCAGGCTGCCGGCAGCGTCCACAGCGACTTCGAAAAGGGCTTTATCCGCTGGGAGGCGGTGGGCTTCGAGGACTTTATGGAGTTCGGTTCATGGGACGCCGCCCGGCAGAAGGGCCGTTTGCGCGTGGAAGGCCGGGACTACGTGGTCCAGGACGGCGACGTCGTGCGGATCCTGCACTCCTAG
- a CDS encoding DUF892 family protein → MADNVHELFLHELQDIYDAEHRLVEALTTMSDNASDERLIRAFNEHREMTQGQADRLERVFQMLDEDPKREKCLGVSGLIEEYTKFVRDESPEGVVHDTFATGAAIKVEHYEMSAYGALIKLAATAGHEEVVPLLEETLREEAQTAGRLEQFSLKLGEEVGGPGSVPAVLAAAEIIREGALLSVGASNGAGTRRATGAKKATAKKKATGAKKATGAKKATGAKKATAKKATAKRATGARKATGAKKTAAKKKSTGAKKATAKKATAKRSSGSRKSSGSRKSSGSRKSAGRSSSR, encoded by the coding sequence ATGGCGGACAACGTTCACGAACTTTTCCTGCACGAGCTGCAGGACATCTACGACGCGGAGCACCGGCTCGTGGAGGCACTGACCACCATGTCGGACAACGCGTCGGACGAAAGGCTGATCCGGGCCTTCAACGAGCACCGCGAGATGACCCAGGGGCAGGCCGACCGCCTCGAGAGGGTCTTCCAGATGCTCGACGAGGACCCGAAGAGAGAAAAGTGCCTCGGTGTGAGCGGCCTGATCGAGGAGTACACGAAGTTCGTCCGGGACGAAAGCCCCGAGGGCGTGGTGCATGACACGTTCGCGACGGGTGCGGCGATCAAAGTCGAGCACTACGAGATGTCGGCCTACGGGGCCCTGATCAAGCTCGCCGCGACCGCCGGCCACGAGGAGGTCGTACCGCTGCTCGAGGAGACATTGCGCGAGGAGGCCCAGACCGCGGGCCGCTTGGAGCAGTTCTCTCTGAAGCTCGGGGAGGAGGTCGGTGGACCCGGATCGGTGCCTGCGGTTCTGGCGGCCGCCGAGATCATCCGCGAGGGAGCGCTCCTTTCCGTCGGGGCGTCCAACGGTGCTGGTACCCGTCGCGCCACCGGGGCAAAGAAGGCCACGGCAAAGAAGAAGGCCACGGGGGCAAAGAAGGCCACGGGGGCAAAGAAGGCCACGGGGGCCAAGAAGGCCACGGCAAAGAAGGCCACGGCAAAGAGGGCCACCGGGGCAAGGAAGGCCACCGGGGCAAAGAAGACCGCCGCGAAGAAGAAGTCCACCGGGGCAAAGAAAGCCACGGCAAAAAAGGCCACTGCAAAGAGGTCGAGCGGCTCCAGGAAGTCGAGCGGCTCCAGGAAGTCGAGCGGCTCCCGCAAGTCCGCGGGCCGGTCCTCGTCTCGCTGA
- a CDS encoding deoxyribonuclease IV, giving the protein MSVGAHVSPADPLAAAREIGATSVQIFLSDPQGWRKPPPRDDADQLKASDVGVYVHAPYLINVASPNNRIRVPSRRILQDTCDAAALVGAAAVIVHAGHAEDDVQEGIGRWVRTLEIVETTVPVYIENTAGGDNAMARRFDVLARLWEAVGPLGAGFCFDTCHAHAAGEDLADAVERVLGIVGRIDLVHANDSKDAAGTGRDRHTNLGSGTIGADVLRDMLRACDGAPVVCETPGGPEDLAADLDFVRRAVGG; this is encoded by the coding sequence GTGTCCGTAGGCGCTCACGTCTCGCCGGCCGACCCTCTGGCGGCCGCGCGCGAGATCGGCGCGACAAGCGTTCAGATCTTCCTGTCGGATCCTCAGGGATGGCGCAAGCCCCCGCCCCGCGATGACGCGGACCAACTCAAGGCCTCAGACGTCGGCGTCTACGTCCACGCGCCGTATCTGATCAACGTGGCCTCCCCGAACAACAGGATCAGGGTCCCGTCCCGCCGCATCCTTCAGGACACCTGTGACGCGGCGGCCCTCGTCGGGGCGGCCGCCGTGATCGTCCACGCGGGACACGCGGAGGACGACGTCCAGGAGGGGATCGGCCGCTGGGTCCGGACGCTGGAGATCGTGGAGACGACGGTGCCCGTGTACATCGAGAACACGGCCGGAGGCGACAACGCCATGGCCCGCCGGTTCGACGTGCTGGCTCGGCTCTGGGAGGCAGTGGGCCCGCTGGGTGCCGGCTTCTGCTTCGACACCTGCCACGCCCATGCCGCCGGCGAGGACCTGGCCGACGCCGTTGAACGGGTGCTCGGCATCGTCGGGCGCATCGACCTCGTCCACGCGAACGACTCAAAGGACGCGGCCGGGACGGGGCGCGACAGGCACACCAACCTCGGCTCGGGGACCATCGGAGCCGATGTGCTGCGGGACATGCTGCGGGCGTGCGACGGGGCGCCGGTCGTCTGCGAGACGCCCGGAGGGCCGGAGGACCTGGCTGCCGATCTGGACTTCGTCCGGCGCGCCGTCGGCGGCTAA
- the mshD gene encoding mycothiol synthase produces the protein MRVRVLEKLTASDLEHVREVLEASAVHDGHPPLSEHKRMELERGPSGDTRYVLAWEDGHDHAVGYAHLSGTGPDRGVWGVEIVVHPQHRGVGFELALAEAALAQVAETGGGRVTLWAFDATDTHEALAHRLGLRRSRDLLQMRRPLPHPDRPQWPAGTSVRSFRPGDEHEWLEVNGRAFEGHPEQGRWDLDTLRSRMREPWFDPDGFLVAVDDGGMAGFCWTKVHEAERLGEIYVIAVDPDRGGRGLGKALVLAGVHSLAGRGLPGVMLYVDARNTPAVAMYRRLGFDVHHTDRAYVTDVGSADGR, from the coding sequence GTGCGAGTGAGGGTTCTCGAGAAGCTCACGGCCAGTGACCTGGAGCACGTCCGGGAGGTGCTGGAGGCGTCGGCCGTCCACGACGGGCACCCGCCTCTCAGCGAGCACAAGCGCATGGAACTCGAGCGGGGGCCCTCAGGCGACACCCGCTACGTGCTGGCGTGGGAGGACGGACACGATCACGCCGTCGGTTACGCCCACCTGTCCGGGACCGGGCCGGACCGGGGCGTCTGGGGAGTCGAGATCGTGGTGCATCCGCAGCACAGGGGGGTCGGGTTCGAGCTGGCGCTCGCCGAGGCCGCACTGGCACAGGTGGCAGAGACGGGTGGGGGCAGAGTGACGCTGTGGGCCTTCGACGCGACGGACACCCACGAGGCGCTCGCCCACAGGCTGGGGCTGCGCCGCAGCAGGGACCTCCTGCAGATGCGCCGACCGCTGCCTCACCCTGACCGGCCCCAGTGGCCGGCTGGAACCTCCGTCCGCTCATTTAGGCCCGGAGACGAGCACGAGTGGCTCGAGGTGAACGGCCGGGCGTTCGAGGGCCATCCCGAGCAGGGCCGGTGGGACCTCGACACGCTCCGGAGCCGGATGCGGGAGCCATGGTTCGACCCGGACGGGTTCCTCGTGGCCGTGGACGATGGCGGAATGGCCGGGTTCTGCTGGACGAAAGTGCACGAGGCCGAGCGGCTGGGCGAGATCTACGTGATCGCCGTCGATCCGGACAGGGGCGGCCGGGGGTTGGGAAAGGCGCTTGTCCTGGCCGGGGTGCACAGCCTCGCTGGTCGCGGGCTGCCGGGGGTGATGCTCTACGTGGACGCGAGAAACACGCCGGCGGTCGCCATGTACCGCCGGCTGGGCTTCGACGTACACCACACCGATCGTGCGTACGTCACCGACGTCGGATCCGCGGACGGGCGGTGA
- a CDS encoding ABC transporter ATP-binding protein: MRGDVPSVLRFVNVAQRLRRAGATLPQPILKVMIGHHMRHLSLDDKSERPTLPKDLWRRVLRFARPHRRKILVFLLTVVVGSLLALVPPKLMGELVEALQSAVKDRDRGQAPPASAYGLVNLLGLTVVLLALVNTGLSLVSRWYSARIGESVIFDLRAALFDRVQRMPIAFFTRTQTGALISRLNNDVVGAQGALTNTLGGIVSNAVTVVFTLAAMVWISWQLTLLALIVLPAFILPSRRVGRRLQAATREQMNLNASMNTTMTERFNVSGALLVKLFGDADAERDEFSARAARVRDIGVRLAVLFRTFFLGLGLVGAVGTAAVYWVGGRMVLSGGLGLGELVTFAAYVAAIYSPIANLTNARVDLMTAFVSFDRVFEILDLPQPLKEKPEAKELDSPSGHVRFEQVWFRYPAPEEVPIGSLEGKVEHGTTSDWILRDLSFEIRPGQMVALVGPSGAGKTTISSLVPRLYDVTRGTVVFDGVDVRDLRLGSLAGAIGIVTQDAHMFHDSLRANLLYARPDASEEEMVRACRAARIHDLIASLPEGYDTVVGERGYRLSGGEKQRVAIARVLLKDPALVILDEATAHLDSESESLIQRALSEALSGRSSLVIAHRLSTIVAADTILVIDGGRIVQRGTHAELVAAGGLYSELYRTQFQTSAV; encoded by the coding sequence ATGCGCGGCGATGTCCCAAGCGTCCTCCGGTTCGTCAACGTGGCGCAGCGGCTGCGGCGGGCGGGAGCGACCCTGCCTCAGCCCATACTGAAGGTCATGATCGGCCACCACATGCGGCACCTCAGTCTGGACGACAAGTCGGAACGCCCCACTCTGCCCAAGGACCTGTGGCGCCGGGTCCTGAGGTTCGCCCGCCCACACCGGCGCAAGATCCTGGTGTTCCTGTTGACGGTAGTGGTCGGGTCGCTTCTGGCGCTGGTCCCCCCGAAGCTGATGGGGGAGCTGGTCGAGGCCCTTCAGAGTGCTGTGAAGGACCGCGATCGGGGGCAGGCGCCGCCGGCGTCCGCGTACGGGCTGGTGAACCTCCTGGGGCTGACGGTCGTCCTGCTGGCGCTGGTCAACACGGGGTTGTCCCTGGTCAGCCGCTGGTACTCGGCCCGCATAGGCGAAAGTGTGATCTTCGACCTGCGCGCGGCGCTGTTTGACCGCGTCCAGCGGATGCCGATCGCCTTTTTCACCCGCACGCAGACCGGAGCTCTCATCAGCAGGCTCAACAACGACGTCGTGGGAGCCCAGGGAGCGCTTACCAACACGCTGGGTGGAATCGTCTCCAACGCCGTGACGGTCGTGTTCACCCTGGCCGCGATGGTCTGGATCTCCTGGCAGTTGACGCTGCTCGCCCTCATCGTGCTGCCCGCTTTCATCCTGCCGTCGCGCAGGGTTGGAAGGAGGCTGCAGGCGGCCACCCGGGAGCAGATGAATCTCAACGCGTCGATGAACACGACCATGACCGAGCGCTTCAACGTGTCCGGGGCGCTGCTGGTGAAGCTGTTCGGGGACGCCGACGCGGAGCGCGACGAGTTCTCGGCCCGCGCCGCCCGGGTCCGCGACATCGGCGTGCGCCTGGCGGTCCTGTTCCGGACGTTCTTTCTCGGCCTCGGCCTCGTCGGAGCGGTGGGGACAGCCGCCGTCTACTGGGTCGGCGGGAGGATGGTGCTGTCGGGGGGCCTCGGCCTCGGCGAGCTCGTCACTTTCGCCGCCTACGTCGCCGCCATCTACTCGCCCATCGCCAACCTGACCAACGCCCGCGTGGACCTCATGACGGCGTTCGTGAGCTTCGATCGCGTGTTCGAGATCCTGGACCTCCCGCAGCCGCTGAAGGAGAAGCCGGAGGCGAAGGAACTCGACTCGCCGTCGGGACACGTCCGGTTCGAACAGGTGTGGTTCAGGTATCCGGCCCCCGAGGAGGTCCCGATCGGATCGCTGGAGGGCAAGGTCGAGCACGGGACGACTTCGGACTGGATCCTGCGGGACCTGTCCTTTGAGATCAGGCCCGGACAGATGGTCGCCCTGGTGGGACCGTCGGGGGCCGGCAAAACGACCATCTCGTCGCTCGTGCCCAGGCTGTACGACGTGACGCGAGGAACGGTGGTGTTCGACGGGGTGGACGTGCGAGACCTGCGGCTGGGATCACTGGCGGGTGCGATCGGAATCGTCACGCAGGACGCCCACATGTTCCACGACTCCCTGCGCGCCAACCTGCTGTACGCGCGGCCGGATGCGTCGGAGGAGGAGATGGTGCGCGCGTGCCGCGCCGCTCGCATACACGACCTCATCGCCTCGCTACCCGAGGGCTACGACACCGTCGTCGGGGAGCGTGGCTACAGGCTGTCCGGAGGCGAGAAGCAGCGGGTCGCGATCGCACGCGTGCTGCTCAAGGACCCGGCGCTGGTCATCCTCGACGAAGCGACCGCCCACCTGGACTCGGAGTCGGAGTCGCTGATCCAGCGCGCGCTGTCGGAGGCGCTGTCCGGGCGGTCCAGCCTGGTGATCGCCCACCGGTTGTCCACCATCGTCGCGGCCGACACGATCCTGGTGATCGACGGGGGCCGGATCGTGCAGCGCGGGACGCATGCGGAGCTGGTCGCGGCTGGGGGCCTGTACTCGGAGCTCTACCGCACGCAGTTCCAGACTTCGGCGGTCTAG
- a CDS encoding sigma-70 family RNA polymerase sigma factor yields MPGVSAAQAALSPQRAGGVRPGDTQIVNGLRSGDHGALERLMSEYGRLIASWAGSGDFEPEDVVQEVLLRVWRSRESLSPDTSLPPLLKTITGNAVRNRWRASSRRPSVPAGLDPAAGRAAEDQIGRRTDSIAMAQVMESLAPREREVLELLYLFDLPSSEVARRLDSSLDGVKSLAARARRRLRAELQAADPDSKP; encoded by the coding sequence ATGCCGGGCGTTTCCGCAGCTCAGGCGGCACTTTCGCCCCAGCGCGCCGGCGGCGTCCGCCCGGGCGACACCCAGATCGTCAACGGCCTGCGCAGCGGCGACCATGGCGCACTGGAGCGCCTGATGTCCGAGTACGGGCGGCTGATCGCGTCCTGGGCGGGTTCCGGCGACTTTGAGCCCGAGGACGTGGTCCAGGAGGTCCTTCTTCGGGTATGGCGGTCCCGGGAGTCCCTGTCGCCGGACACGAGCCTTCCCCCGCTGCTCAAGACGATCACCGGCAACGCCGTCCGCAACCGCTGGAGAGCGAGTTCCAGGCGGCCGTCGGTGCCGGCGGGACTGGATCCGGCCGCCGGCCGGGCGGCCGAGGATCAGATTGGCCGCCGGACCGACAGCATCGCGATGGCCCAGGTGATGGAGTCGCTGGCGCCGCGCGAGCGCGAGGTTCTTGAGCTGCTGTACCTGTTCGACCTGCCGTCGTCGGAGGTGGCCAGGAGGCTGGACTCCTCCCTGGACGGCGTCAAGAGCCTCGCCGCCAGGGCCCGCCGCAGACTCAGGGCAGAGCTGCAGGCGGCGGACCCCGACTCCAAGCCGTAG
- a CDS encoding metal ABC transporter ATP-binding protein: protein MNKRLVTLDSVTCHYADSAAAIEDASLTIDRGDFVGVVGPSGSGKTTLLRAVLGVVRPRSGVAVMAPGVRVSYVPQVEAVNWSFPVTVGELVMMGRLSRRRLPWTSAAERAEVAQLLDRLGMRDLEARHIQELSGGQQQRAFIARALMRRPDLLLLDEPTSGVDVRTRHELLHLLGDLNQQGLSVLLTTHDLNGVAAHLPYLVCLNRKVTGAGPPAAVLVPEVLERTYGARMEVLEHGGMRVVVDHLHGAGHPEAPH, encoded by the coding sequence GTGAACAAGCGGCTGGTGACGCTGGATTCCGTGACGTGCCACTACGCAGATTCCGCCGCGGCCATCGAGGACGCGTCCCTGACAATCGACCGCGGCGACTTCGTGGGCGTGGTCGGTCCTTCGGGCTCGGGGAAGACCACCCTCCTCCGGGCCGTGCTGGGGGTCGTCCGCCCACGCTCAGGGGTGGCCGTGATGGCTCCGGGCGTCCGGGTGTCCTACGTCCCTCAGGTGGAGGCGGTCAACTGGAGCTTCCCGGTGACCGTGGGCGAGCTCGTGATGATGGGGCGCTTGTCACGCCGCCGGCTCCCTTGGACCAGCGCCGCCGAGCGCGCAGAGGTGGCGCAGCTGCTGGACCGCCTCGGGATGCGGGACTTGGAGGCCAGGCACATCCAGGAGCTTTCGGGCGGACAGCAGCAGCGCGCGTTCATCGCCAGGGCGCTGATGCGCCGTCCGGACCTGCTCCTGCTCGACGAGCCGACCTCGGGGGTGGACGTCCGGACCCGGCACGAGCTGCTGCACCTGCTCGGGGACCTCAACCAGCAGGGCCTGTCCGTGCTGCTCACCACGCACGATCTGAACGGAGTCGCCGCGCACCTTCCCTACCTCGTGTGCCTGAACCGCAAGGTGACGGGGGCCGGTCCCCCCGCGGCCGTCCTGGTCCCGGAGGTCCTTGAGCGGACCTACGGTGCCCGGATGGAGGTGCTCGAGCACGGCGGTATGCGGGTGGTAGTCGACCACCTGCACGGGGCGGGGCACCCGGAGGCGCCGCACTGA